The Flavobacterium psychrotrophum region TCATATACTTTTTATAAAACGTAAAAACGACCCTGGTAAAGGCAAATGGGCACTACCGGGTGGTTTTGTAGACGAGGGTGAAGACCTGCCCGATGCAGCTGCGCGTGAGTTGCAGGAAGAAACTGGGTTGGTAGTAAAAGACTTACAGCAGTTAGGTGCTTTTGGTAAACCGGGGCGCGACCCACGCCAACACACAGTGTCTGTTGTTTATGTAGGTTTTGCAGATGATAACGCCGAAGCAGTAGGTGCAGATGACGCTGAGGAAGCGCAATGGTTTTCGGTAAAATACTTGCCGAATCTGGCATTTGACCACACAGATATCGTAACTTTGGCATTGGAAAAATACAAGTTATGAGATTTCATACCAGAAAATGGGTTAAACCCGAAGACCTAAACCCTAATGCAACTTTATTTGGCGGTAAGCTCCTTGCATGGATAGATGAGGAAGCCGCTTTATATGCTATTATACAACTCGAAAACCAGCGTGTCGTAACAAAACACATGAGTGAGATCAACTTTATGGCTTCTGCAAAGCAGGGAGACATTGTAGAGATTGGTATAGATGTGGTAAAGTTTGGTAAAACATCTTTGGTGCTGCGCTCTGAAGTACGTAATAAAATGACCCAGGAAAAAATTATCACTGTAGATAATATTACTATGGTAGCGCTGGATAGTTTTGGCCGTCCATCTGCGCATGGCAAAACCCAGATAGAATATGTAGATGAACGATTAGGTAAAGCAAAACTATAGCATTTTACTATATTGAAAGGAGAGGTAAATACTCTAAATAATTTTGATTGCTTGTAAATACCAATTAGCACGTGTTTTGTCATTCTGAACGAAGCGAAAGCGTAGTGAAGAATCTCAAAATTAACAATTTAAATCTCTATTGGCCAAGTTGTAACAAATAGAGTCCGTTTCTGTTTCAATTAAAGGTAAGTGCACCCAGTATTTCTTCGCTCATAAACGGTCCACCGGGGTAGGTGGCAGTATAATCAAGGTTAAGCCATATCTGGCCATATTCATCTTCATGATAATGTACTTCGCGGCCCCGGCTTTCGTCAGGAAACAAGTGGTCTTTAATTAAAAAGTTGGCTATTTCAAGTTCAGCTTTAGTTCCTACAAGCATTTCAGGATACAAATGCCCACCGGTATGTATAATGCGCGGTGTACCACCAATGGCGCGAATACAGGCAGCCATAAGTATGGCATGATCATCACAATCGCCTGCAAAGTGCAGTAAAGACTCATCTGCACTGGCAATATATTCGGCATTACGAGGGTCGTTTACATACGTCCACCGGTTACGAATGTCTTTAAACACAGAGAAGCACTGTATCATACGGCGCTGTTTCTGGAAACCTTTTACATTCTTGAAATATTTTGTCGCAGCACCTACCGAATAATTTCTTACGTTACGATTATTGTAATCTACCGCATCAATAATTTTAGATTTGTTAGGGAAAGGCAGTAATTTAGAAATAATAACATCTTGTGGGTTAGGGTCGTAAGCCATTGTATAGACCATAGCCTGATAATCTTCATATACCGAAGCAAAGCCATAATTACCAAAAGCCGATCCGTATAGTAAGGCTAATATATATAGCGCAATACACACTAACAGCACTTTTTTCATGTAATGCAGCACAAGTTGTATGCCTGCCACCATGGTAATAAAAATCAGTACACGGTCTATGTGTAGCGGCCATTCGGGGTCTACAAGATTTTGGTGCAATATGATAAACAGCGGTACCGAAATAAGAATGTTCAGTAAAAAAATGATAATAGAATCCCAGGGCTTCTTTACCTGAAGCTTTTCTCGTAGTGTTTTTAATTCGGTACGGGTGGGAAGTTTCATTACCTAAACTTGCACGGTTTACGTTGCAAGGCTCTCAAATGGGATGGTGTTGTTAATTATCGAAAGGTCCAGTAACTGTTCCTGTATCTTGTCAAATGTAATTTTATCCGGTTTCGTTTGCGACCAGCGGGTTAAATTTAGCCATTCGTTAATATCGTCCTGCTTTTGGTTATAGCGTTCCGCAAGCTGGCTGTCAATACCCGGTATCTGCTTAAAGGTAGATGTTTTAGAGTTGATTATTTCAAGTACTTTTTCAATAGCTTCAGGATCGTTCTCAAGCACTTCATTACGCACGGCAATTACAAAACTGGGCCATGGTGTAGGGCAGTCGCCCACACGCCTAAAGATGCCTTTATCTACAATGGGCTTGGTCATAAAATGCTCCCACATAAAATAATCTGCAGTGCCGGCAGTAAGTGCATCTACAGCGCCATCAAGCGTATTAATAATTTCAAAGCGCAGGTTAGCGGTATCCCAGCCTTCGTTCTCAGCATTTACAAATGCCATAAGGTGCGAACCCGACCCATAGCGGCTAATAGCCACAATTTTATTTTCAAGGTCGTCAATGGTTTCAAACGGAGATTTTGCCCCTACGTGTATGCCCCATATAAGCGGTGACTGCACATATATCTGTGCTATTTTAGATGTGTTTCCGGCTACAATATCTTTTATTATGCCTTCGGTAAGTATTACGGCAATATCTGTTTCGCCATCGCGCAGCATCTGGCAAAGCTTGCCTGTACCTTCAGGAACGTCCGTCCATTCAAGTGCGATATCATGCTTTACAAAATCGCCATTTTCAATACATAAATGCCACGGAAGGTTAAAGTGTTCCGGTACGCCGGCTATTTTAAGGTTTTTCATTATTTGTTACTTATACTTGTTATGGTAAGTAAGACAAATTTAATACCTTAATCTATATTTTAGCCATAAAAAATCCCTAAACCGTACTATAGATTTAGGGATAAAAGCAATTAGGGCAAGAATTGGCTGATATGGTTATAAAACAGGGCAGGCCTGTTTCATACTGCCACTGTTTTGCAGGGCTGTATGCCATGAAAATGCTTCTTCCAGTATATGTGGTGTGTGGCCGCCGCGTTCGCAGGCACGTGTGTAATAATCTTGCAGTGCCTCTTTATAGTCAGGATGTACACAATTTTCTATAATAACCTGTGCGCGTTCGCGAGGTGCAAGTCCGCGAAGGTCGGCCAGGCCGTGATCTGTAACCAGTATGTCTACATCGTGCTCGGTATGGTCTGTGTGCGATACCATTGGTACCACGTGGCTAATGGCATTATCTTCTTTAGAAGCTGACTGCGTTACAAAAATGCTCAGGTAAGCGTTACGTGCAAAATCGCCAGATCCGCCTATGCCATTCATCATTTTTGTGCCTGATAAGTGTGTAGAGTTAACATTGCCGTAGATGTCAAATTCTATAGCTGTGTTAATGCCTATAACACCCAGCCTGCGAATCACCTCCGGTGCATTGCTTATATTTTGGGGGCGCAATACAATCTTGTCTTTATATTGGTCAAAATTGTTAAGGAGGTGATTATAACAGGTCTCTGAAACGGTTATAGAAGATGCTGATGCAAAATCCATCACACCGGCATCTATAAGATGAAAGGTGCTGTCCTGTAATACCTCACTATACATGGTAAGATTTTTAAAATTGCCTTTGGCGAAACCCATCATTACGGCATTGGCTACTTTACCTATTCCCGCCTGAAGCGGAAGTAAAGAAGGTGTAAGCCTGCCCGAAGCCACTTCATTTTCAAAAAAGTTGATAAGATGGCCGGCAATCGCAATTGTTTTTTCATCGGGTTCTGCAATGCTGGCAGGGCTGTCTATTATTTCGGTAAATACTATACCCACCACTTTTTCAGGGTCTACGGGTATGTAGTCTATACCTATTCTTGTATCGGCAGCTGTAACCGGCAGCACATTGCGGTGTGGATAAGCATCTGGTACTAAAATGTCGTGTATGCCTTTAAAAGATGTTGGTATTGCCGTGTTTATCTCAATGATTATTTTTTTAGCAAGCTTTGCAAAAGTAGCAGAGTTACCTACCGATGTTGTAGGGATAATGTTTCCATTTTCATCTACGCCCAGGGCTTCTATAACTGCAAAGTCTAATGCGGGTAAGTGGCCGTTGCTTAACTGCTCAGCTGTTTCACTTAGGTGCTGGTCAATAAATAACACGTCGCCTGAATTTATTTTTTTGCGCAACGCTGCATCTACCTGAAAAGGCATCCTTTTGTAAAGCGCATTGGCATTAGCCAGGTCGCTGTCTGTGGTGTGGCCTAGTGATGCCCCGGTTATTAATGTAATGCCTATTTGTTCTTCTGCGGCGCGCAATGCAAAAGCAGGTAATACTGCCTTGCTGTCTCCGGCTTTGGTAAAACCGCTGCTGCCTACAGTCATGTGGTCTTCAAACATTGCTGCGGCGGCTGTGGCCGATATTATTTTAGACTGGTAATTTTTAAAAAGTATCCGTTCGGTGTTCATGTTTGGATGGATTATTTTTTACAAAAAATAAAGAATTTTACCCCTGAATAGTCTGGGTTATAAAACTGTTAACTAATCTTATACAAAATTACTAAACCGTTTTCCTGACAGATTATCTATTTTTGCCAAATATTTATTCAAAAAAGACACTATGGGCCAGAAATATTATCTTACTGATGTAGACACCGACCCTGAAAGCATCTATGTACACCACGACCTGATGGGGGAGTTGCTTATACCGGAGCATGAACATGTTAAAGCACAGTTTTTATATACCGAGGGTGGGGTGGTATATGTGCGTACAGATTCGCATACTTACTTTTTACCGGCACGCCATTTTATGTGGATTCCGGCCGGGGTAAGGCACAGTATACACCCCAGTAGTGAAAATGTTATAATGAGAAACCTTTATTTCCCCGCAGATAAAGATGATGCCCTGTTTTTTGAGGTAGAGGGAATATACCCGGTAAATGATCTTATATTAAACCTGCTTTTATATACTAACCGCTGGAAAGGAGATCTTAAGAAAGGGAGTAAGCATTACATTATAGCTGTTGCGTTAAAAATACTATTGGGCGACACAGCCCGCGAAAGCCTTTCGCTGTCGCTACCTATGCCTAAAGATAAACGACTTGTAAAAGTTGTAGACTATGTAAACAAAAACCTGCATAAAACCCTTTTGTTTAGCCAGGTGGCTGCTAAGTATGGGTTTAGTACACGAACACTGCACCGGCTGTTTATAAAAGACCTTGGCATGCCCTTTATTCGGTTTTTTACTGTCAGCCGTATGCTTAAAGCTATTGAGCTTTTAAACGAAAAGCAATTGCCTGTAAGCGAAGTAGCGATTTCTGTAGGTTATAGCAGCCTGCCTACATTTAGCAATACATTTTATAAATTACTGGGTGTGCGGCCTACAGAATATGCCAATGGTAAAAACATATTGAGCAGAGAATAATGATGCGTATGGAGATGAGGTATCTTTAAAAAAGCAAGCCCCGCTATTCTTGGAACAGAATGAGCGGGACTTAACAAACCAACCAACCAATTATTAATAAATCTCAATGAGATTTAAATAATAAATTTTTAGCAACTTGCGTGCCAAAGTGCAAATATAAACCAATTTTGATTTCCTGCAAACCAAAACTTGCTAAATGTGTAAAAAGTATTAGCAGAAATAAAAAAGTCCCTGAATATGCGGGATATTAAGGAACTTTTTAACTAACTCAAATTCTAAACTCTCAAATTTATTTTTTCTGTTCTCCTGCACTGCGCGAACCTCCTGCAGGAGCAGCGGTACGGTAATATGTATTATTGTTATTATTATCATTACGGCCTCCGTTATTATAGTTACCACCATTACCATTGTAACCGTTGTTTGGGTTACCATTATAGGCATATACCGGTTCATACCCCCTGCCACGGTTAGCATTGTTTACATAGCCACGAGTATCTATAATACGGCCCTGGCGGTCATACATTATGTTTAAAAGACCTATTTGGGTAAGTGCGTAGTTATTATAGCTCATATAAACAGTACCTATACGTTTTACACGGCCGGCATAGTCATAGTTTATATAAACGTTGCCTACACGCCTTACAAGTCCGTTAACATCGTGGTCTATACGCACGCCGCGATTATCATTTGTACCGGGTGCACCATAAGTAGCGTTAGCACGGCTGCCTGTGCGGTAGTAGTTAGTACTTGTAGTTCCCGGTTGGGTATTAAAATCCATTTCACCATTAGGAAAAACCATAAACTCAATACCACGCTCTATAAACACTACGGGTTCTGCCTCACGGTAATCTACAGGGTTGTTATGATATGTTGCATTGCCAGAAAAAACACTAAGTTCTGACGCTGTGGCCAGGCTACCAGTCAATAGTAATCCGGCAACTAAAAGGGTAACTTTTTTCATGACATTAAAATTTAGAAATTTGTGCCTACTCTTTGCTTTTCGGCTTTCGCTGTAAACCTTTTTGTAAGGCTTGATTATCTAAATACAAGTTGCGTGCCAAAAATCAGGAAAACGATGTATTTTATTTTATTTCTTTTTAAAATAACTGATTATCAATATTTTGAGTTAGTGTAAAAAAACAAGCCTGATCAATTTAAATGATCAGGCTTAAAAATATTATGTAAGAATTATTAAAACTTACTTATAGATCTTTTTAATGCGGTCTATATCACGTTTTGAATCACGTTCTTTCATTGTTTCGCGTTTATCATAGTTCTTTTTACCACGGCATAAGGCTATTTCCAGCTTTGCCATACCTTTTTCGTTTGTAAAAAGCTTTAAGGGTATAATGGTAAGCCCCTGGTTCTGTATGCTTTTTTCAAGGCTTTTAAGTTCCTTACGGTTTAGCAATAGTTTACGTTCACTTTTTGGAGTGTGGTTAAAGTTTCTGCTATAAGCATATTCTTCAATATTGGTATTTATCGCAAACAATTCGCTATTCTGGAATTCGCAAAAACTCTCTGCAATAGAAGCCTTACCCAACCTGATAGATTTTATTTCGCTGCCGGCAAGAACAATTCCTGCTGTATAGCGATCTATAATCTCGTAATCAAAGCGTGCGCGCTTATTTAATATGTTGACTGTTTTTTGCATAAGGGTACAAATGTAATAACAATAGTTTAATACGGCAATAATGTTAAGAAAGGCTTTACAATATTGTGTGCTAAAGTTGATTAAAACTGAACTGAACTAAAAAAATAAGGCTGCCCTCATTAGGCAGCCTCAGTTGTTTGTATAGTGGAGCGCGAAATTTATTGCTCTATCCTCAGCGCGGCAACTTTAGCAGCCCTGTTTTTCCTGCGGAAGTATACGGTATCTGCATTGCCAAAGTACTTGGTAATGGTAAGCCTTGCCATAGCATAGCTTACGGTACTTTCTGCACCCTGGTTAAGGTTTACACTGTGTTCTTCAAGACCGTCAAAACATCCGCCTGTACATGGGTTGTAAATAACGTGTTGCAGGTGGTTGTTACCCAGGAACCAGTTAAAGGCAATTTCCATCTTGTTAAGATATTCTTCGCTCTTGTATATATCATGAAATTTACGAAGAGCAAGTATGGTATAAGCTACATCAATAGGCTGTTCGCCATAGCGCTCTCTTTTACCGCCCCTTACCAGCCAGCTCCTGTTAGATATAATGTTGATGCTCTCGTTATCAAAGGTCTGGGTTAACAGGAAGTCGAAAGATTCTTTTGCAACTTCGCCATATACTTCATTGCCTGTAATGGCGTAGCATAGTAGTAATGCTTCGGGCAGTACGCTGTTAGCATAAGTAAGGTAACCTTCAAACCACCTCCAGTTTTCATCGGCTTCATGGCGGTACATCTGTACCATCCTGTCTGCAAACATTTTCATGTAGATAAGCGTATCGCTATCTTTAACATGACGGTTGTAGTAATATAATCCTTTAATTACAAAACACATAGCACGTGTAGAGTACATGTTTTTAGTAAGCGGAAGGGTGTTCATAAAAATGTTTTCCGCTTGCCTTATCATGTGTGCAGGCAATATATTTCCAAGTGAAATTACATAACCAAGTGCCCACATAGCGCGGCCAGAGCTGTCTTCCAGATTTTCGTTGTTATTCTGGTCTGTAAAATTTTTATTTACATCAGTATAATTAAGGAATGTACCATCTGGCTGTTGGCAGTATTCTATATAATCAAGGTATATTTTAATATACTTCAGGTTATCTGCCTCCCTGTATTTTTTATAATGCTGGCATATGGCTATCATGGCGCGTGCATTATCATCAAGGGTATAACCACTGGCCAGGTCGGGCACGTTAAGCTTTGCAAACTGTACCATCCCAAAATCAGTGGTCATGTTTTTAATATGATTCAATTTTATTTTAGGATTGCGGTATTCCAACTTTATAGCGCCTTGGGCAGCTGTTTTTTGAAGCACTTTTGCATGGCTTACAGCAGAGTTTTCCCAGGCTGTATGCACTATCTTATGCAGGCCGTTAAGTATCATTTTTTCCCTTAGTACAGGGTCAAACAGTAATGTGTTGATGCGCTCTGCAAGCTGCTCGCTGTTACCAAAGTCAAAGGTAAAACCAGTATCTCCTGCCAAAACTTCTACAGCGTGAGGGATAGGAGTAGAGACTATAGGGCAGCCGCAGCTAAGTGCATAGCTAAAGGTACCACTTACAGCCTGGTTAGGGTCTTTAGAAGAGAATACATAAATATCTGTTAGTTGCAGATATTCTAAAAGCTCATCTAATGCTACATATTTATTGATAAACTGTACATTGTTTTGCAGGCCAAGGTCCTCAATTTTTTGAGTAAGGAACTCTCTGTAAACCTCACCTTCGTTAATTACTACGGTAGGGTGTGTTTTACCAATGATAAGAAAAAGTACATCCGGATTTTTGTCTACAATATTTGGCAGGGCATCCAGTGTAGTTTCTATTCCTTTACCAGAACTTAGTAGCCCGAAGGTACTAAGTACTGTACGGCCTTTAAAGCCATGTTTTTCTTTAAGCGCCGGGCCATTGCCGTGGCTTACAAGGTGTGTACCGTGTGCAATTACATTAATTTTTTCACGGTCTACTATATAGTCGCGTACCAGTATATCGGCGGCGTTGTTTGTCATTACAATAAGAGAGTCGGCGCTGTTTAGTATGTGCTGAACATTGGCCTTAAATACCTCATCAGGGTTAGGTAGTACCGTGTGGAAAACCACCGATACAGGTTTTTGTACATCTTCAAGAAAACGGTTAAAATCTTCAACCGTTTCATGTACAAGGCCAAACTCATGCTGCATCAAAACAATTTTGATGTTCTCATCTTCATTAATGGCCTGTGCAAGTTTTTTATAAGACTCCGGTTCGCTGGTATTAAGTATGTATTTTACAGCGGGGTCGGTATAGGTGTGCTGCTCCTTGTTAGTTTCAAGGGCGCATATTTTAATAGAGAATGAATCGACATAATGGTCGTTCATGGCTTTTATAAGATCCTGGCTGTAGGTGGCTATGCCACACTGCCTTGGGGGGAAAGTGGTAATTACAAGTATTTCGGGTAATGTTTCCGGTTGGCTGGTAATGTTTTGTGCTGCAAGCTGCTCAATGATTTGATTATAAGGTTGGAATTTATTTCCGGAGTTTTTTCTCGTTTTCATGGCGTGGTATGTGTATTGTATAAAGTAGAAATATTATGTCATTAGTGGTGTTTTGGTTAACAGATTTAAAAAACCGGCTGCAATAAACAACCGGCCTTTTATTTACTTATGCTGTGCTTATGCCTTAGCGGCATTATTAGCCCATTCCTGGGCTCTTTCTTTAGCGGCGTTTACAAGTTCTCCTGCTTCGCCGGCTGCATTTTTGTATTCTTTTTCAGCTTTACGCTTTAGTTCATGCAGTTTATGCTTAAAGTTTTCTTTAGCCTCCTCTACATGTTCACGGTAGATATTGTTTTTCCTTCTTTTTGCAATTAGCACTGCTGCTGTGGCAAGTACCGCTGCTCCCGCAGCAATACCTAAAACAAGTTTTTTATTAGTCATTTTATTTGGCTATTTTTATTACTATTTTAAATCTTTAGCCAAATTATGGAATACCTATAATATAGTCAATTTGCTTAATATATATTTAACTCAATTAACAAACCTTTGTGAATTTTGTATTTTTGATGCGGGTTGTAAGAATTTTATTCAATAAAATGTAATCCGAAGCAAAAAGCTATTAAATTTACGTAAAAGTTTTCAATCCCTTATATTGAAAGGGAAGTTTTGCGTTTTTGTCAGTAAACTAAAATTTAACCCCTATAAAATAGAGGGGTAGTCAAAGAAGTAAACATATTTTTGTACATTTGCACAGGTTTTAATCAGTCATTAACATTTAAAATTAAAGTTTCATGTCAACATTTCGTTTTGAGGCCATAAAAGAAACCGCAGGCAGAAAGCCGGTTAAGGTAGAAGAACTGGACAGAAAATCGATTATTTTTGGAAGTAACGTATTCAACGATAAGGCGATGCGTCAATTTTTAACAGGCGAAGCATACAAGGCCGTACAAGGCGCTGTGCAGCATGGTACAAAAATAGACCGTAAACTTGCCGATTATATAGCAATGGGTATGAAAGAGTGGGCACTTAGCAAAGGTGTTACACATTATACACACTGGTTTCAGCCCCTAACAGGTACTACTGCAGAAAAGCATGATGCCTTTTTTGAAACATCTATGGATGGCAGCGACCCGGTAGAAAAATTTGGAGGCACTCAGCTTGTACAACAAGAGCCGGATGCATCGAGTTTTCCTAACGGAGGTATAAGAAATACTTTTGAAGCCCGTGGCTACACAGCCTGGGATCCTACGTCTCCTGCCTTTATATATGGTACAACACTTTGTATCCCTACAGTATTTGTATCATACACCGGTGAGGCACTGGATTATAAAGTGCCATTGCTTCGTGCGCTTTCAGCCGTAGATGAAGCTGCTGTAGATGTATGCCAGTATTTTGATAAAAATGTAAAAAAAGTAACTGCAACCCTTGGTTGGGAGCAGGAATATTTCCTTATCGATTCTGCCCTTGCAGCATCAAGGCCGGACATAACACTTACAGGCCGTACGCTTCTTGGCCATTCATCGGCTAAAGGACAGCAGCTGGATGACCATTATTTTGGTTCTATATCTACACGTGTGCTTAACTATATGCGCGATCTTGAAAACGAATGTATGCTGCTTGGTATACCCGTTAAGACCCGCCACAATGAGGTAGCGCCTAACCAGTTTGAGCTTGCCCCGATATTTGAAGAGGCTAACCTTGCAGTAGACCACAACTCGCTGCTTATGGATGTAATGCAAAAAGTAGGCGAGCGCCATAACTTTAAAGTATTACTTCATGAAAAACCGTTTGCAGGTGTAAATGGTAGTGGTAAGCACAATAACTGGAGTATGGCTACAGATACCGGCGTTAACCTGCTTGGGCCTGGTAAAACGCCTATGAGCAACCTGCAATTCCTTACGTTCTTTATTAACACGATCAAAGCTGTATATAGCAATGAAGAGTTATTAAGGGCTGCTATTGCAACAGCATCTAACGATCACAGGCTTGGAGCTAATGAGGCACCACCTGCAATTATATCTGTTTTTGTAGGCCAACAGCTTACAAAAGTTCTTGCAGAGCTTGAAGGAGTATCTGCGGGTAAACTTTCTCCTGAAGAAAAAACAGACCTTAAACTTAATGTTGTAGGTAAAATTCCAGACCTGTTATTAGATAATACAGACAGGAACCGTACGTCTCCTTTTGCCTTTACGGGTAATAAGTTTGAGTTCCGTGCGGTAGGATCTTCTGCTAACTGTGCCAATGCGATGACTATTCTTAACGCAATCATGGCTAAGCAGCTTAAAGACTTCAAAAAAGAGGTTGATGCCCTTATTGAAGGTAAAGAGATGAAAAAGGATGACGCTATCTTTAACGTACTAAGGGAATACATCAAAGAAACTAAAACAATTCTTTTTGAAGGTGATGGTTACAGCGATGCGTGGGCTGAAGAAGCTGCAAAACGTGGCCTGAGCAACCATAAAACTACTCCTGAGGCACTTAAAGCTAAAGTAAGCGAAAAGACACTTTCTCTTTTCTCAGATCTTGGTATCATGAACCATGTTGAGGCTGAAGCCCGTTATGAGATAGAACTTGAAGAGTATACTAAAAAAATACAGATAGAAGGCCGCGTGCTGGGAGATATTGCCCGTAACCACGTAATTCCTACAGCTATACGTTACCAAAATGTACTTATTGAGAACGTAAAAGGTCTTAAAGAAATATTTGGTGCAGAATATGAAACGGTAGGTAAAGAGCAAATCTCTATCATCCGCGAAATTTCAGGACACATTACAGGCATCAACACTAAAGTTGAAGAAATGACCGAAGCCCGTAAAGCCGCTAACGCCCTGGCTAGTACGGAAGAGCAGGCAGCTGCTTACTGTAATAACGTAAAACCGTTGTTTGACGTTATCAGGAGGCATGCAGATAAGCTTGAACTTATTGTTGACGATGAAATATGGCCGCTTACTAAATACAGGGAGCTGTTATTTACACGCTAGTCTAAATACGATCACTATACCTGAACCTGCCACTTTCGTGGCAGGTTTTTTTATGGGTACAGGAAATAACATTCTGCTTTTTTCGTTGTATTTTTGAACTAAACCACAAACCAAATTTATATTATGAAAAAAGCCCTGTTAGTGCTTCTGTTTTTCAGTTCCCTTATTATACATGCTCAGCAACAGTTTACCGTTTATTTTGATTTTGATGTAGATGAAACATCATCGTTGTCATCTTTAAAACTTGATGACTGGATAAAAAATAATAAGGATGTCAGTGTGGTAAAAATTTATGGCTATGCCGACAAAACCGGCGATTCGCTTTATAATATAGACCTGTCTGAAAGGCGAGCGGCCTATACTTATAAAAAACTACAGGAGGGTAATGTTGATGTAACTGGTACAGAACAGAAAGGTTTTGGCGAAAGCCAGTCAACTGCTGTTCGTTCTGCTAAAGACCGTAAAGTTGTGGTATATTACACAATCCCCGAGCCCAAAGTGGTAGTTGTGCCAAAAAAGCCCGAGCCTACAGCCTTTGCTAAAAAAGTAACTACAGCCGTAAAAGGGGATAAGATAAAAATACCCAATCTTAATTTTTATAATAATTCAGATATAGTGTTGCCGCAATCGCGCCCTATACTCGAAGATTTGCTGAGCATTTTAAAAGATAATCCAAATCTTAAAATAGATATTCAGGGGCATATTTGCTGCCAAAAAGTAGAAGAAAACCAAATATCGCTGCGCAGGGCAAAAACCGTATATTTTTTCCTTGTGCAAAATGGTATCGATAAAGACCGATTAACTTATAAAAGCTTTGGCAGTAGTGTTCCTATTTATAAGCTTCCAGAAAAATCTGAAGAAGAAAAAGTTGCCAACCGCCGTGTAGAGATAGAGATCATTCAGAAATAGTTTGTTAAGTAATATAGATGTCTATGAAAAGTTTGTACATATATTTCTTCATTTTATTTGCATCTGTAGCTCAGGCGCAGCAACAGTTTACTATTTACTTTGCCAATAATGCTGATATACCCCTTTCTGATTCGGCCGAAAGTTTGAATACATGGATAGGTAATAATACTACATCAGTCATATCAAAAGTATACGGATATACCGATAAAGCCGGCGATTCCCTTTATAACATAGCCCTTTCTCAACGACGCGTTGCAAACATCTATGAAATACTCACAAAAGCAAAAATAGATGTCACCGGGACTGAGTTGAAGAGTTTAGGAGAAAGTGAGGCAATGGCTGAAA contains the following coding sequences:
- a CDS encoding OmpA family protein — protein: MKKALLVLLFFSSLIIHAQQQFTVYFDFDVDETSSLSSLKLDDWIKNNKDVSVVKIYGYADKTGDSLYNIDLSERRAAYTYKKLQEGNVDVTGTEQKGFGESQSTAVRSAKDRKVVVYYTIPEPKVVVVPKKPEPTAFAKKVTTAVKGDKIKIPNLNFYNNSDIVLPQSRPILEDLLSILKDNPNLKIDIQGHICCQKVEENQISLRRAKTVYFFLVQNGIDKDRLTYKSFGSSVPIYKLPEKSEEEKVANRRVEIEIIQK
- a CDS encoding glycosyltransferase produces the protein MKTRKNSGNKFQPYNQIIEQLAAQNITSQPETLPEILVITTFPPRQCGIATYSQDLIKAMNDHYVDSFSIKICALETNKEQHTYTDPAVKYILNTSEPESYKKLAQAINEDENIKIVLMQHEFGLVHETVEDFNRFLEDVQKPVSVVFHTVLPNPDEVFKANVQHILNSADSLIVMTNNAADILVRDYIVDREKINVIAHGTHLVSHGNGPALKEKHGFKGRTVLSTFGLLSSGKGIETTLDALPNIVDKNPDVLFLIIGKTHPTVVINEGEVYREFLTQKIEDLGLQNNVQFINKYVALDELLEYLQLTDIYVFSSKDPNQAVSGTFSYALSCGCPIVSTPIPHAVEVLAGDTGFTFDFGNSEQLAERINTLLFDPVLREKMILNGLHKIVHTAWENSAVSHAKVLQKTAAQGAIKLEYRNPKIKLNHIKNMTTDFGMVQFAKLNVPDLASGYTLDDNARAMIAICQHYKKYREADNLKYIKIYLDYIEYCQQPDGTFLNYTDVNKNFTDQNNNENLEDSSGRAMWALGYVISLGNILPAHMIRQAENIFMNTLPLTKNMYSTRAMCFVIKGLYYYNRHVKDSDTLIYMKMFADRMVQMYRHEADENWRWFEGYLTYANSVLPEALLLCYAITGNEVYGEVAKESFDFLLTQTFDNESINIISNRSWLVRGGKRERYGEQPIDVAYTILALRKFHDIYKSEEYLNKMEIAFNWFLGNNHLQHVIYNPCTGGCFDGLEEHSVNLNQGAESTVSYAMARLTITKYFGNADTVYFRRKNRAAKVAALRIEQ
- a CDS encoding glutamine synthetase III family protein, encoding MSTFRFEAIKETAGRKPVKVEELDRKSIIFGSNVFNDKAMRQFLTGEAYKAVQGAVQHGTKIDRKLADYIAMGMKEWALSKGVTHYTHWFQPLTGTTAEKHDAFFETSMDGSDPVEKFGGTQLVQQEPDASSFPNGGIRNTFEARGYTAWDPTSPAFIYGTTLCIPTVFVSYTGEALDYKVPLLRALSAVDEAAVDVCQYFDKNVKKVTATLGWEQEYFLIDSALAASRPDITLTGRTLLGHSSAKGQQLDDHYFGSISTRVLNYMRDLENECMLLGIPVKTRHNEVAPNQFELAPIFEEANLAVDHNSLLMDVMQKVGERHNFKVLLHEKPFAGVNGSGKHNNWSMATDTGVNLLGPGKTPMSNLQFLTFFINTIKAVYSNEELLRAAIATASNDHRLGANEAPPAIISVFVGQQLTKVLAELEGVSAGKLSPEEKTDLKLNVVGKIPDLLLDNTDRNRTSPFAFTGNKFEFRAVGSSANCANAMTILNAIMAKQLKDFKKEVDALIEGKEMKKDDAIFNVLREYIKETKTILFEGDGYSDAWAEEAAKRGLSNHKTTPEALKAKVSEKTLSLFSDLGIMNHVEAEARYEIELEEYTKKIQIEGRVLGDIARNHVIPTAIRYQNVLIENVKGLKEIFGAEYETVGKEQISIIREISGHITGINTKVEEMTEARKAANALASTEEQAAAYCNNVKPLFDVIRRHADKLELIVDDEIWPLTKYRELLFTR